In Candidatus Poribacteria bacterium, one genomic interval encodes:
- the nusB gene encoding transcription antitermination factor NusB, which translates to MSLRRQSRIVAMQMLYQIQLTKAPVPVVMEQFWQNHDTSAKLRPFVVELVEGTTSHLDVIDELLQNTSKNWKLHRMPVVDLSILRCAAYEILYLSDIDPATSINEAVEIAKVYSTPDSPKFINGVLDNIPKNT; encoded by the coding sequence ATGTCTCTTCGTCGGCAATCTCGCATCGTCGCGATGCAAATGCTATATCAGATTCAACTCACCAAGGCGCCGGTCCCGGTTGTCATGGAACAGTTTTGGCAGAACCACGATACATCTGCCAAACTCCGTCCGTTCGTGGTGGAACTCGTTGAGGGTACCACTTCACATCTCGATGTAATTGATGAATTGCTTCAAAACACCTCTAAAAATTGGAAACTCCATCGGATGCCTGTCGTAGACCTCTCTATCCTGCGATGCGCGGCTTATGAGATTCTTTACCTTAGCGATATTGATCCAGCGACTTCAATTAATGAGGCGGTTGAAATCGCGAAAGTTTACAGTACCCCAGATTCCCCAAAATTTATTAACGGAGTCTTAGATAACATCCCCAAAAATACATAA
- the ggt gene encoding gamma-glutamyltransferase has translation MNSHKRDYGTVAGPHPRTAQAGFEMLLAGGNAVDAAVAAAFAEGVVEPSHNGIAGYGGCVLIYRSKTQDVIAIDYNSAAPAAASENMFTIEEAPDAVAGYRVPGRVNVHGPLSIGVPGVVAGLCLALEAFGTLPLTDVLRPAINSARHGYAPNSANRGGIAGNAERWRREFPETARVFLKNGRPPKKGETLTNPELARTLEAVAEGGHSAFYEGTIAETIANHIQKLGGCLTVDDLKDYRPFITTPYQIQYRGYSVYTSPLGAGGLTTLQMLRLVEEFDVAEMSVTERFHLFAEAMKVCWPERLRRFGDPTFVDIDIETELSDNFTATLSEKLKAGLASPQPGEVVYHEPMNCTSHISTADAQGNMVSLTQTHGGGFGSMVTVPGTGLLFGHGVGRFDPRPGLANSVGPGKRPLHNMGPLLVTRDGAPFATYGIPGGRTIQNNQLNISINLMNLQVSMQQALDAPRFHSDGAEPIQIESRAGEKVIIGLRKLGHEITASAGIGGPGHGVRLWNDGTHHDGGTDPRGEGKVIGK, from the coding sequence GTGAATTCACACAAAAGAGATTACGGTACTGTTGCAGGCCCCCATCCTCGCACCGCGCAAGCCGGGTTCGAGATGCTCCTTGCTGGTGGAAACGCTGTTGATGCTGCTGTCGCCGCGGCATTTGCGGAAGGGGTCGTGGAACCCTCACATAACGGGATTGCAGGGTACGGCGGTTGTGTGCTTATCTATCGTAGCAAAACGCAGGATGTTATTGCAATAGATTACAATTCCGCTGCACCGGCTGCTGCCTCCGAAAACATGTTCACGATCGAAGAAGCACCGGATGCAGTTGCAGGGTACCGGGTCCCCGGACGGGTCAACGTTCACGGTCCGCTGTCAATTGGCGTGCCGGGGGTTGTCGCCGGCTTATGCTTGGCGTTAGAGGCGTTTGGAACGCTGCCACTCACCGATGTCCTCCGTCCTGCTATCAATTCTGCCCGCCACGGCTATGCTCCGAACAGTGCGAACCGCGGCGGGATAGCTGGAAATGCAGAACGGTGGAGACGCGAGTTTCCGGAAACTGCACGCGTTTTCCTGAAAAATGGTAGACCCCCGAAAAAAGGTGAAACGCTTACGAACCCAGAACTCGCGCGGACTTTGGAGGCAGTCGCGGAGGGAGGACATTCCGCGTTCTACGAGGGAACAATTGCCGAAACAATCGCAAACCACATCCAAAAATTAGGCGGATGCTTAACTGTGGACGACCTGAAGGATTACCGTCCTTTCATCACAACCCCCTATCAAATTCAGTACCGAGGCTACTCCGTCTATACTTCCCCACTCGGTGCGGGAGGACTGACGACCTTACAGATGCTCCGACTGGTAGAGGAATTCGACGTGGCGGAGATGTCTGTTACTGAGAGGTTCCACCTCTTCGCTGAAGCGATGAAGGTGTGCTGGCCCGAAAGACTCCGGCGATTTGGAGATCCCACTTTCGTTGACATAGACATTGAAACGGAACTTTCGGATAACTTCACTGCGACACTCAGTGAGAAGTTGAAAGCAGGGCTGGCATCGCCTCAACCTGGCGAGGTTGTCTACCATGAACCGATGAACTGCACAAGTCACATCTCAACTGCAGATGCGCAAGGAAACATGGTATCGCTAACACAAACGCACGGTGGCGGATTCGGCTCAATGGTTACAGTCCCTGGAACAGGTCTGCTTTTTGGACACGGTGTTGGTCGTTTCGATCCGAGACCGGGACTTGCGAACTCTGTCGGCCCCGGAAAACGTCCGCTTCATAACATGGGTCCGCTTCTCGTTACACGGGATGGCGCACCTTTTGCCACATACGGAATCCCGGGTGGCAGGACTATTCAGAATAACCAGCTTAATATCAGCATTAATCTTATGAACTTGCAAGTGTCAATGCAGCAGGCATTGGACGCGCCGCGCTTCCACAGTGATGGTGCCGAACCGATCCAAATCGAATCGCGCGCCGGTGAAAAGGTTATTATCGGGTTAAGGAAACTCGGGCATGAAATCACAGCAAGCGCGGGCATCGGGGGGCCGGGACACGGTGTCCGTCTATGGAACGACGGAACTCACCATGATGGCGGCACGGATCCACGCGGCGAAGGCAAAGTGATAGGCAAATAA
- a CDS encoding SDR family NAD(P)-dependent oxidoreductase → MAFRNDALAGQHIVISGGCGAIGIGIIQKLMAHGANLTVNDILPDQQAIDRLSQTGIDTAQLHYVKADLTDTDETNMLIDAARERFGPIHVALCHIGMVIPKPLLEYRAEEWDETMAVNVRTAFLLGSAASRSMLEDRVRGHLIFTTSWVADVPWPEIGPYNASKAAMKQLMRSFARELADKGIRANAVAPGIVSVGLAKQQWDTDPIYRARAQKAIPLGVMQPLDSVANAFLFLCSSAADYMTGTVLLVDGGCSLYPMDDA, encoded by the coding sequence ATGGCTTTCCGTAACGATGCACTCGCTGGACAACACATCGTTATTTCCGGCGGGTGCGGAGCAATCGGGATTGGAATTATCCAAAAATTGATGGCACACGGTGCCAACCTAACGGTAAACGATATCCTGCCGGATCAACAGGCGATAGATCGGCTCAGCCAAACCGGAATCGACACAGCGCAACTTCACTACGTTAAGGCAGATTTGACAGATACTGACGAGACCAATATGTTAATAGATGCAGCGCGCGAGCGGTTCGGACCTATTCACGTCGCGCTCTGCCATATCGGTATGGTGATCCCAAAACCGTTGTTAGAATACAGAGCAGAAGAGTGGGATGAAACAATGGCAGTCAATGTACGGACAGCGTTTTTACTCGGAAGTGCCGCATCCCGTTCTATGCTTGAAGATAGGGTCAGAGGACACCTTATTTTTACGACATCTTGGGTTGCTGACGTGCCGTGGCCCGAGATAGGACCGTATAACGCAAGCAAAGCTGCAATGAAGCAGCTCATGCGTTCCTTCGCACGGGAATTGGCTGATAAAGGGATTCGCGCCAATGCAGTCGCACCCGGTATTGTCAGTGTAGGACTCGCAAAACAACAGTGGGACACGGATCCAATCTACCGTGCCCGTGCCCAAAAAGCAATTCCACTCGGCGTTATGCAACCGCTTGATTCGGTGGCAAACGCCTTCTTATTTTTATGTAGTTCCGCCGCAGATTATATGACAGGAACAGTGCTACTCGTAGACGGCGGATGTAGCCTGTATCCTATGGACGATGCTTAG
- a CDS encoding Rieske (2Fe-2S) protein: MSQFVKAATTDQIQPGRCIGVKVEGVFIGIYNVKGEYYAMNNICPHLGGVLSYGFLDNNCVTCPLHMWEFDVTTGECVWPGEESIPTYPVKVEGDDILVNVDTPLQAS, from the coding sequence ATGTCACAATTTGTAAAAGCCGCGACAACCGATCAAATTCAGCCCGGTAGATGTATTGGTGTGAAAGTTGAAGGTGTTTTTATCGGTATCTACAACGTTAAGGGTGAATATTATGCGATGAACAATATCTGCCCACACCTCGGTGGCGTTTTGAGTTACGGCTTCTTAGACAATAATTGTGTTACGTGCCCACTCCACATGTGGGAATTTGATGTGACGACGGGTGAATGCGTCTGGCCAGGGGAGGAAAGCATACCCACCTATCCCGTTAAAGTGGAGGGCGACGATATTCTTGTGAATGTGGATACACCCCTCCAAGCGAGTTAG
- a CDS encoding NAD(P)-dependent oxidoreductase, protein MAILVEGRGSPIASLSEEKKIMAYLLTGGMGCIGTYVIRDLLAAGEKVVVYDFAYDLTIPKMVLTDEQIEGFTFVQGDITDLPHVLRTVQEHEIDRVIHLASWQVPACNANPPQALKVVCEGTINILEAARIFNLKRVVWASSVAVFGAPEDYNHQQILNDAPHYPKFIYGACKSLNEKYATHYFDAYGVDSIGLRFTAVYGVGRTRGMSSFTTQMIEAVALGEPHVCPFGDDAVDWQYVEDVSSSIVLACTCPTTQTRVFNVKGGIRPVKEGVAYLKTLVPDAQITLEPGVFGISWDYDATAIADEMGFTPAYTMEQGILKTFNRFRERAGLAQVAL, encoded by the coding sequence ATGGCGATTTTGGTAGAAGGGCGCGGTTCCCCAATCGCGTCCCTCTCAGAGGAGAAAAAGATTATGGCATATCTGCTCACCGGTGGCATGGGCTGCATCGGTACTTACGTCATCCGCGACCTGTTAGCCGCCGGTGAAAAGGTAGTGGTTTACGATTTCGCTTACGACCTAACCATTCCAAAGATGGTACTCACGGACGAACAGATTGAAGGGTTCACCTTCGTGCAAGGTGACATCACTGACCTACCGCATGTCTTACGTACCGTCCAAGAACACGAAATTGATAGGGTTATCCATCTTGCTTCATGGCAGGTACCGGCGTGTAATGCGAACCCACCGCAGGCGTTAAAGGTCGTCTGTGAAGGCACAATCAATATCTTGGAAGCAGCGCGTATTTTCAATCTTAAACGCGTTGTCTGGGCAAGCAGCGTTGCAGTCTTCGGGGCACCAGAAGATTACAATCACCAACAGATTCTCAATGATGCGCCACACTATCCGAAGTTTATCTACGGTGCATGCAAATCCCTTAATGAAAAATACGCGACGCACTATTTCGATGCTTATGGTGTTGACTCGATCGGGCTTCGGTTTACGGCTGTCTACGGTGTTGGTCGGACGCGGGGGATGAGTTCGTTCACGACACAGATGATTGAAGCCGTCGCATTGGGTGAACCACATGTCTGTCCATTCGGTGACGATGCAGTGGATTGGCAGTACGTAGAGGACGTTTCCAGTTCAATTGTACTCGCGTGTACCTGTCCGACGACACAGACACGTGTCTTCAATGTAAAGGGTGGTATCCGACCCGTTAAAGAAGGTGTAGCATATCTTAAGACGTTGGTACCGGACGCACAGATTACGTTGGAACCGGGGGTATTCGGAATCTCGTGGGATTACGACGCAACAGCCATCGCCGATGAGATGGGATTCACGCCTGCCTACACGATGGAGCAAGGGATTCTGAAGACGTTCAACCGTTTTCGCGAGCGCGCCGGATTGGCGCAGGTAGCATTGTAA